The genome window AGCATCGCTTCGGCGGCAGCGGTATTTGCGGTTAGCATTCCGCGGCCCAGCAGTTGGGGGTCCAGCGCGATCAGCAGTTCGCCGTGCAAGGGCGTGGCTCCCGCGCCCGCGTCGTAGGCCTGGGATTGCATACTGGTCCAATCGCCGATCAGCGGGCCAGCCAGCAGTTCGATCATGGTGGACAGCGCCGACCCCTTGTACGAGCCAAAGGTCGTCATGGCGCCGTCCATGCCAGCCGCGGCGTCGGTGGTGGGTTGACCGTATTTGTCGATGGCCCAGCCTTCGGGGATGGGCTTGCCGGTGCGCCGGTGCAGTTCGATTTCGCCGCGCGCCACCATGCTGGTCGCGAAGTCGAAGACGTAGGGGAAAGCGCCCGGGCGTGGCCATGCAAAGGCCAGCGGGTTGGTGCCGAAGACTGGCCGCGTGCCGCCGGCGGGCGCTACCCAGCTATGACTGGGTGTCATCGCGATACCGGCCAAGCCCAGTGCGGCGATGGCTTCGACCTCGGGCCACAAAGCCGAAAAGTGAAAGCAGTTATTGATGGCCAGCACCGCGATGCCATTTTTCTTGGCCTTTTCAGCCAGGTGCGGGAGGCCTTCCTGAAATGCCAGCAATGAATAGGCGCGCTGGGCGTCCACCTGGACGACGGCGGGCGTGGGATGCGTGACGACGGGCAGGGCGGCGGGGTCCACCAGCCCTGTCTGCAAGGTGCGCACGCAGACGATCAGGCGGTAAAGCCCGTGGGACTGGCAGTCATCGCGTTGGCCGGCGGTGATCGTCTGGGCGATCGCCGCCGTGTGAGGGGCAGAAAAGCCGTTGCGGCTCAGGACATCGACCGACAAGTCATAGACCTGGTCGATCGAGAGGTTGATCATGTCCGTGTTCACGGGGCCTCCGGTACAGCGTTGCATGGCCGGGTCCCGTGGACAGGACGCCGGTCGAATGAATGCGGGGCGCGGGGCGTGCTGCGCGGACCTAGTGTAGCCGTGTAGCGGTTCTTAATATATTAGGAATGGTCTTAAATGCGATCGGACCGAGTGATTCAGTTCACCTGCAAGGAATACACCGACCTGCCGCGCACCAAGGTCAATATCAACGGCTGCCTGCCAACCCCGGCCAACAGATCGCGCAGATCCGCCAGCTTGCTGACCGGGCGCTGGTTCAGGCCGATGATAATGTCACCGCGCTGGACGCGCGCGGCCACCGGACCTCGTTCGGGATAGGTGGCACTGATCGCCACGCCGTCATTGCCTTGCACCCGCTGCGCGCGGGCAATTTCTGAAAATTCCACCCCCGTCAGCCGCGCATCCAGCGAGCCTCCATGCAGCCGCTCGCTTTGTTCAGGCTCGATGCGCAGCGAAATCTCGATGCGGGCGCCCGCCCGCTGCAAGGCCAGCCGCACCTCGCGTCCCACGGGCAAAAGGCCTTCCGCGTTGCGCAGTTGCGCACTGGTGGAAACGGCTTTGCCGTCTACCGACAAGATCTGATCGCGAGCTTGGACACCGGCCTTCTGGGCGGGTGATCCGTCGGTGACACGGGCCACCGCCACGCCTGTTGATCCCGGCGCCAGCCCCAGCTGGCGCGCGTTGCGCGGCGTGATGTCCAAGGTGTCCAGGCCCAGACCGCCGCGCTGCACTTGCCCGTGTTGCAGCAACTGCCGCATGACTTCGCCCGCCAGATTGGACGGGATGGCAAAGCCGATGCCGACATTGCCGCCCGAAGGCGTGTAGATCATGGTGTTGATGCCGACCAGTTCGCCGTTCAAATTGACCAGCGCGCCGCCCGAGTTGCCCGG of Achromobacter seleniivolatilans contains these proteins:
- a CDS encoding Ldh family oxidoreductase produces the protein MQRCTGGPVNTDMINLSIDQVYDLSVDVLSRNGFSAPHTAAIAQTITAGQRDDCQSHGLYRLIVCVRTLQTGLVDPAALPVVTHPTPAVVQVDAQRAYSLLAFQEGLPHLAEKAKKNGIAVLAINNCFHFSALWPEVEAIAALGLAGIAMTPSHSWVAPAGGTRPVFGTNPLAFAWPRPGAFPYVFDFATSMVARGEIELHRRTGKPIPEGWAIDKYGQPTTDAAAGMDGAMTTFGSYKGSALSTMIELLAGPLIGDWTSMQSQAYDAGAGATPLHGELLIALDPQLLGRGMLTANTAAAEAMLDAISGQGARLPSERRFKARAKSEQEGVWVSRALYDEVRKLGKSDNL
- a CDS encoding trypsin-like peptidase domain-containing protein; translation: MPELPAAPVETVRQTNAHRLLNKAPLALVQGARRGLLALLIAAAPGVNQAALPLAVDGQPLPSLAPMLEHVTPAVVNISAQSDPRQTAAGGDVRAQGMRQNVGSGVIVDAAQGNILTNHHVVRGASAIRVSLQDGRSFTATVVGSDPDTDLAVLRIPAQNLQALSLSDSSDLRVGDFVVAIGDPFGLGQSASSGIVSALDRSNLRAAGYQNFIQTDASINPGNSGGALVNLNGELVGINTMIYTPSGGNVGIGFAIPSNLAGEVMRQLLQHGQVQRGGLGLDTLDITPRNARQLGLAPGSTGVAVARVTDGSPAQKAGVQARDQILSVDGKAVSTSAQLRNAEGLLPVGREVRLALQRAGARIEISLRIEPEQSERLHGGSLDARLTGVEFSEIARAQRVQGNDGVAISATYPERGPVAARVQRGDIIIGLNQRPVSKLADLRDLLAGVGRQPLILTLVRGRSVYSLQVN